The Quercus lobata isolate SW786 chromosome 4, ValleyOak3.0 Primary Assembly, whole genome shotgun sequence genome segment AAAGCCCATCATCAGAATTCCTCTACCTAcccaaataaatatatagagCAATAGAAATTCtgtttgtttcaaatttttttactttgccTCTATAGTTTGatcaaaattaaatctttttttatcaCGGCAAAAACAATTagaaaatacccccaaaaatcaaagaaaaactaacATCCTTACATAGATAAGTAGTGTTCATGCCATTGTCTCTGTAATTGGGTCATAGCAGAACAAATAATTGAgaatatattataatatcaCAGATTAGAGAGAGTTTTGACTAAATAGTTAAAGTATTGGAGAAGTTTGTAATCTTTAAGAGTCACAAGGAATATGAGGAAGATAGGGGTTGCAGTCTTGTAGGTTAAGGTCAGATGTGATGGTCGTGATAGTGATGTAGGGAAGAAAGGGGTTGCAAATTTAGGAATAGAAGGGAGAGATCGAAGGTTTAacgtaaaagaaaagaatctgACCTTTGAAGTTGTTGTGGACTTTTCTTGTCGTAATAAGTGAAGGAATTAGCTCCTAAAAATGACTAAACAGTGTAAACTTGTAGTGGGATTTGTTTCATGGTTGTAGCAGGAAATAGGAAAGAAGgcatatagagagagagagagaaggtagAAGAAAAAGAGGATGAAGAATGAATAAATAACTTATACGGAATGGTGCAAAATTGGTAACTACCCAGTGGAACGGTACAACTGAACACCAACAGTAGTAAAAATAGTACCCAAACGGTTTGCTTATACAGCCAAATGAATAGACAcatttttctgtgtttttaaATATAGAGGTGGCATAAATTTATGTAGTCACATAGCACAATAAGGAGAGgtcaacaaaaattcaaatgtttGGACTATTAGACATTTTATAGTATAATGTGATTTGTTAGCTCACGTATATGAGGATGGGTTTATAGAACTGGTGCCCGACCTTTTTTGGAGATTCAAATATCAGGGAGGTTTTCTATTGTGCATGAATCTAGCAAATTGGATATAGATATTACTAGAACCAATCAATATgacttaaaaatttaaaacaaaaaacaaaaaagaatgttgttttaaaatttttatcagttttatttcatttatggCTTAATTGATTCACCCTACAAAATGGAATTTGACAATAGTGTTAATGCATCAATTTTCCtttcttaatttcatttgaGTGGCTTAATTGATTGTCATACGTTAATAGCCATGTTACTTTCTTGGGTAAATTGCAATTtacacccttaaagtttggaggtgtttagattttatactttgaagtttcagaatttggattttattctcctaaagtttggggcatttggattttataccctaatgtttcagaatttggattttactccttAAAGTTTAgaagtatttggattttacacctccaaattctgaaactttaagTTGTAAAATCTAAATGCTCCAAAACTTTAggaagtaaaatccaaacacccctaaaatttaAGAGGCAAAATTCGAATTCTGAAATGTCAGGTTggaaaatccaaacactcccaaacttCAGGAGatgaaatccaaattttgaaatttcaagacgtaaaatcaaaacactcccaaactttaggggtttaatttgcaatttactctACTTTCTTAGAAAACATTCTCAACAAAAATACTTTCTTTGAAAAGAGattctctattaaaaaaaaaaatggaggaggATAAATTTTGGCTTCAATTATGCTCCAATCACTAATAGGAACATGACATCTATCACTATCATGTGTAATGCACATAAGCCATTTGCACATTGCACATGACGGGACACATGTcatcttttttttggaatcttgggctccaaacatatttggagACAAagctatttcaaaaaaaaaaaaaaaaagtcttagaAAAGATGTTATCAAAATATTAGTTACTACTTTTAAATTCCTTTAAAAGGTCACTGATTATAATACAATCTATTACGATGATCAACCATATGTTTCTATTACAACCGTCCACCCTTGGCCAGATGTTCAATTCACAAATATAAGCATTTGTGGGATGTGAGAGACAAGGAACATGATTCAAATCTCTTAGGagagagcttcacacatatTATTAATGGGGATATTATTGTGGGCACAACACATTCGTTGAAATGTCATTGTTTGAAGCACTCAACCCACCAAGTATATGTCACCTGAATTGAATTATGAATATAAATGTTGAGCTCCTCATCAACCTTATCATGTATTCTAACAAAATTATGAAGAATCATGGTAGCAAATACAATAAGTCTTTGTACATGAAATAGATAAGATAGCATGTTTTTTAATCTCTGCATTTATTCTTCAACATATCAAAAGTGTGCACGGTCACACTTTGAAGTGATTACTGTTAAGTGAGcatagttaaaattttattgcatgcCAATTGTTAGCACCTTGTATGGTTGCAAATAGCaagaaaaaatgttaaattggGAAGTTGAATCCCACACGCTGAAGTCTCATACATGACAACATACAAGAAGTCCGACCTTTGGGTAACAAATAATCAGAATTAATCACTTATTGAGAGCTTTTATACATTTCTTTTCTTGAAGTAATAATTGAATGAAATTGTTATATTTATAGGCCCTACCTACGTCTACCATTTGTTTATAACATCAGACCACAGGACCGTGAAGAAAAGATGGTGTTTTGGTCTTAGGTTTGAAATTATACCATGTATCCAACTCTAATAATCAGAGAttagatttagatttaaaaaGTGCAACAATTTCAAAGAACCCAAAGGTAAACGAAAAGAAATTGACAAGAATAGAGACATTCATTCAGGACAAACAcataagcaaaacaaaaatctcaaaagaCAAAGCAACAAATGCTGCACTGAGGACTGGTCTACACTGAAATTGTACGTATAACATTTGGGTAAATTAGGGCCAACAAAATCCAAGAGCCTACGAATAACTAAGAACAAGAAAAGAGATGATAACACCATCATAATGTTTTTAATAGtacatttttatttctataatatatatttattaattcaaaTCTACAACAAACAatattcacataaaaaattttaccaaaaagtTCACAACGAAATTCTAGATCAACTAGGTGGTATTCTTTGAAAAGtgtaaaaatagagagaaaaataatgaGAGATTCTTCAAGAAATGGGATTTCATAATCATGAGCAAAGTCTTCATTCTGCTAGAATGCTTATACCTTAAACACATGCTATGCGAACTGCGGACACACATAATGACAGATGAATACAAATCTGTTGTACCATTTTTTGTGTTCCATTTTATGTTTCATCAATTACAATttataatgtgtttttttttttttttttctattttaaaatttgactattttataaggaaagctAAACAAATACATGATAAGTTGTGATTTGTAGAACATAAAAAGTAGTACAGAGGATTTGTGCAAATCTATTATTGATCATTGATTTAACGTTTCTTCTTGCCAATCCCAAGTGCACATCAAAGAGGCCAAGTCCAAAAGGTTGTATGAGATAAAGAACAAGCATTAACGCTCTGGCCAATTATGCAAGCTTATGCTTGGGGCAAAGAAAATTTTGGCCTGTGTCAGAAACTTTGGCAATCTACATTGATTACAATGCAATACTCTTctatttattgtatttttttaatgttattttccGATTTCCAAATTGATTCAATGTTTTACTTGTTTTAACAATGTAGAAGATCAgtaaaataaattctaagttcttctaaataaaaatcctaagattgattcttcttcttttcttcatgaaaagaaaaaaaaaatcataagattCAATATGCAACCACAAGATAGAAAAGATGAATAGCATTAACAAACCAAAGATGCTTCTCCAACAAGTAATAACTTATTTCAAAGATTACTAGAATCACAATCCTTCATTCCAACATTTTGTAAATACTGAAAGTAAGTCTTTGCATTCTAGTGGTCAATAAATACTATGTCAATTTGATCATTGTGGCATGAGGGTTCCTGTTAGAACTGGGAGGTTAGAATTAGTAGAGAACTTGATCCATCTCTTTTTCTCCACATACTTTAGACAAGGCTGCATCACAATTCCAATCATCACAGCAACAATACTTACAAGAAATACCTTAAGTGTAGAAAGAGCCAACACAGTGCAGATCAATATGGTTGGAGGAATACACAAAAGAATGGCTCCAACTGTTCCACCAGGTATCTTGTAAGGCCGATATGCAGTGGGATGTTTTACTCGTAACCATACAAATGCTATGAATTCCAAAATCATTCCAAAACAGTACAAGAAATTCTCCGCTGCTACAATCTCTTGGAAGCTTAGCCATGATAGCAAGAACACGCCAGAAGCTGAGAATAAAATCCCTATCAATGGAGTTCCATAACGAGACCTCTTGCCGAAGAACTCAGGTAGCATACCCCGTTCTGCCATACCCAAAAGTTGAAAAGAGTCACTACTCATCTCAGCTACAAACATCCCCATATTTGACACTGCTGAAGCTCCTTGGATCCACCATCTCAACCAAACTCCCCCAATAATTTTAGCAATGTCTGAGAAATACCCATCAGTCCACAACTCCCGGTTGACTGGAACAGCGCCTATACCAATTAAAAGAGGGAAGAAATATCCAAGAACTACCAATATCAGAGCATAAAGCAAAGCGTTTGGAAGAGTTGTCTTTGGGTTGTCCACCTCGCCAATAAGTGTGCTTATTGAGTCCCAATAATTAAGATTCCAAAATAAAGTGTTTAAATATAAATTCCAGTCCACATCACGTAGATTTACCTCTAACCATCTAGAAGGCTCCAACTTTGGAATCGCCACAAGCCCCATAACTACAAAAGGAAGAATTGAGAGAATCCCTAAAAGAACAGCAAGCCATCCCACAATGGTTAACCCCCTATAGTTCATGTAAGTGAGGACAACAGTCAAAGCTAACACAGCTAGGATTCTTGGTAAACCACTACCTAAAGCCGGGATTGCTGACTTCaaataatcaagaaataaaGCTGGGTAGAGTGCATTATCAATAACCCCACTTAGCCATTTCACCCAGCCTTGTTGAAATCCCCAATAAGGACCCAATGCAGTCGAAACCCAAACCACATAACCACTGTTCTCAGGAAACATGGTACCCATCTCGGCAGTTATTAATGCTTCAGGAATACTCCATATGAATGGGAAGATCAAGAAGCCTAGAAGGGCTAAAAGAGGACCAGCAGCTCCAACAGTATCCTCAACCCCAAATGGTCCCCCAGAAACCTCGTAGAATATGAGGAATACAAGAGGCAAAAGAGAAACTTTTTTGAAGTTATCTACCCTAGGAGGAGGTACTGCACCAACTGACACATATTCATCACCACTATTGTCTCCCATTGCACCAGATGCTTGCTAGTTTGCTGTGTTCCTCAATTTCTGCATACATCATTATGTTGTCAACAAGATAAACATAGGGTTTTCTctcatataaaattatattttattttatttaaaacataCATACTCACAAAAACACACTTAAAGCGTAATCTCTCACAAGTGATCagtaaaaaaaactttcattctgCCACAAGTAATTCTCAAGGTAAACATATAATATGCAACAAAATAACAGATGAGTTTTATGAGATTCCAAGTAAATATAACCATTGGGAAGGAATTACACATTAGTAACTTTcgcacaaataataataataataataataataataaagaagatATTGGCCACTTGCAAATTTGGAATAAAATAAAGCGAGTAAGATATCTGAAACATTTCCAAGGGTTTATTAGAATTATGTAAAATGAAGGGTTAGACATGTTTGagcaattaaaagaaaagaaaagaaaagtaaaattaagAACAGACAAGAGAACAGAAAGATTAGAAATCCAACGAACCATGAAAGAAATGCAATTCCTTATGTTTAGAGCAGATAACCTGCGCCATTTCAGTATCAAACCTTGAATTCAATGCCTAGGTCATATTACACTACACCTCACCTCAGCTCTCACATCTCGCTCACACCGtctctttgtgtgtgtttgtgtcaGAGGGTGAGAGAGAACGACAGAGAAGAATATAAAATTCTCAAATTCCTCAACTAATGTACAGTTGCACAGTGCACTTACCCTTATGCATGTACACTGTCTACTAGTAATTTTCCCATTATATTATGtcttctttttaaaatctttttagtgttcaaattatattatttcttttaaaaaaaaaaaaaaaatctttttagtgTTCATGGTTTATTTATTGTTAGGAGCGGCATTGACTTTCAGCCATTTAAAAAAAGGGGGAGGAATGTGTTCGATTAATACATTGTATTATAAGAAACAACAGCAAAAAGACACACAGGGATTTATAGCGGGAAATCATGAGTTGAAAGAAGCAGACAGCGAGGAGAATTTCGATGCTCAATACCTTTCAACTCAAATTTCTTCTACTTGATGACTGCACGATCGAGCAGAGCAGAGCAGCTTGTTCTCTTCTAAGCTAacgaataaaaaagaaagagatcaaCATCAtgctcaaagaaaagaaaacaagaacaaagcTATATCTCAGAGTAGAGAAGTAGAAGAAGGATTAAAGAAATTAAGTACATTCTtctaagaagaagaaggcaaacacacagagaaaaaagaaaataaaaatcacctGTAGCAGCAGCAAAGTCTGTCCCTTAACAATTTTGCTCTAACCGTGGGCTAACAggtctcttttattttatagagaAGGGTTATCACTAGAACCCTAGAGAGGGAGGTAAACAAAAGGCGGCGGCtagttgaattaaaaaaaaaaaacacagcgCCTACCCTCCCAATCCAATGCCGTTCGCTAGCCATGCAAGTCCTCACTCGTGGGCTTTCATTTCATAGTGGGTCggatttaaaacataaaagccCAAAGAAATGGGGACTAATTCTTGTCTTCGATTAACTCCCAAAACcatgtgatgaaaaaaaaaaaaaaaaaaaagttttttggcCCACTATATTGTAGATGATATGGGCCACGGGGAAAAGGGTTTGCAAATCAATCTTTACAACTTCTGGAGCAGGGTGCGATACATGGGGCATTTTTCATACTTCCCTGTGTCTTGAGGATTGGCAACTCATTTGAGAACCCAAGGAAAAGATTCCTTAATGGCAGCTATGCACTCAAGAAGGAAATATATTCCTGATTTAGTACAAACATTATtccttgtttaaaaaaaaaaaaaaaaaaaaattcttagaaaaGATGTTATCAAAATATTAGTTACTACttttaaattactttaaaaGGTAAGTGATTATAATATAATCTATTACTATGATTaaccatatatttttattatcacCACATGCATTGTTCACTCTACATGTATAAGTGCTTATGGGGTGTGGAGGGTAAGGGGTGAGATTCAAATCTCTTAGGAAAGAgcttcacatatatatatacacttgaattaggtaaaaataaaatttctatcttgtatataaaaaatgattttttcttttaaaaaattatatgtttctATTATAGGCTATTTACTATTCATTTGATTTTATagttaaatcaatttttttttaaagcaaattaattagtaatatttaaaacCCCATTTAAGTGATTGCTAGTTATTCCTTCTTTCTAAAGTTAAATCCCATTCTGACTTTCACTTGGATGAAAATTTTTGATGCTATTAGTATTATCAATTTCCATAAAATGCCAAATTGACGTAATTTGTGGGATTACGTCAATCGTGTCCTTTTTATTTCCCTACTTTACTTATTTCATCATTAGTAACATATTTAGAAAGTTTAATCTCCCTACACACCCTCACGTTATTTCATGAAGGGTGCTTTGGGACTCATGGATAGGACATCTACCTCCTAAAATACAATGATTAACaacatgccaaaaaaaaaaaaaaaaaaactacaatctCCATGCATATCGAACATAATCGCAGTGGTGGCTCTAAATGCAAGTTAGGGTTCCATGCATATCGAACATAATCACAATGGTGACTCTACATGCAAGttagggtggtcacaggaccaccctaactcgcaaaaaaatgtatatatacacttgtcaaaaaaatattatatgctaAACTAACTTATTGTAACtactctaataaaaattttgaacaccctaacttgagaattacaaaaatttgggttcaacaaaaataagagtagtGCTActacattcataacattttcagaataattttacaaaaaatttaatgtagTAAGctgttattaattctaatttgggccaaatactaatattatttttttacccaccaataacagctttttgcataaaatttattgtaaaaatgccatggatgtagcattactccaaaattaattttgcctccaaaaataattcttaatccctactttttttaaagcttaaataacaacaacaaatataagcaaaaataataacaaacataaaccaaacaaaaacaagacaagaccaaacaacagtggcggctctaggaattttttccaGGATATTCCTCAaaaagcataaattacacaatctaataaaaagaaaattttatatattgacaacaaaaatcaaaaaacacgCAAACACATAAAGTTTTATAACATAAAGCTTGTGGAGTTcagttgtggttgttgttaATGTTGCTGAACAGGGATGGACAGCAATGGCTAAGGAGAGTAAGTgagtttcttattttctttttgcctttaggtttgatttagttttagtttgatttagttttagtttaaattgtttaatgaCTTGTGAATCTGCGAGGCACTGAGGCTGTCACGACCCAAACCTATACTTCAGAGTTTAGAGCATGACCGGCATGTTAATATTAAGTTTACCTCAATACTAACACAAACCAGCCTAAACTAAAGGTACTTATCAAGAATTGTTTCTTGACTTCTTGCttaatttattacataaaagccataatatacaaaaaatgaTGGCAACCTTGAAATTTCATTTCCTTCGAACTTGGAAAATTACCACCTAGCTGAAACTTAAGgtatatatgtaaatatttcATAGCTAAACGTTCAGCGAAACTCTTATTACAAACCTAACCCCAAATATATACAACTGGGGTTCAAAACAAATTAAGGTACCGAATTACATCTGTGCTCAAAGGATCAAGTACATCTTGATTCCTcctatacaacaaaagaactaACTGCTATACAACAAAACTCTACATTCTTACAAACAAGAAAACACAAAATCCTTGCCACCTCTAATACTCTCACTGCTTCTAGGAAGAACCTGTGCACTGAAATATAATAGGGTGAGCTGTGAAGCCCAATAAGGTTTTAAAGCTCCATGGGCCtttaataagaatgcatgtaaatcaaatagTTTATGGATATGCCAGATTTGATAAAATAACCTTCATACTGTTTatattgttcttaaaaataagttaagagCTTTAGATGAGAATACTTCATTTTCcttcatataataaataaaatgacataataaGGAACTTAAATATAAGTTCAGTAATCTTATCTTTGAACAGATTATCAAATACTTTATCATAACTTCTCATCAGATTTATAACACATTCAATATACCTTTCTTATCATCatacttttcttataatttcCAAATAACTTTATCTCGTTTATAATACATATTAGTTAGTCCAATTGTAAGTCTGTCACTACTTTGGGAGGCTTCCAGCACAAAGTACTAGGCATCCAACATTCCCCACAATGCCAGGTAATTCTAGAATCATATCATAAAACATACTTTCAACCATGGGGGTAGGTTAACATCCTGGCTGTTACCAACAAGGGCGAGTACAGCAGAACCAGTCCCACTTTTAATGGCCAATCAAAATTTCCATGGAAATGCCAGTATTATAACCCGTACTGGCTGAGTTCAAATCATAACAATGGAATAACCCGAACGCTATATTTTTCTGATAACTATGCTTTTacataattatttcataatagTAGCATATCTACTTCATTctgaaatattattttcatgataTAGGTACTAGCATTAATATGCTAAAGTTATCATATATATAAGATTGAACACTCACAAAcatatattttacttaaatcatgcttatatgtaatatctctaatcaacaagttttaatgcataatagttttcgaaataatttttatacttattAAAAGCATACATCACAAGTCCCTTACCTGATAACAGAAGGCGCGAGAGATTGTACACGAGGAGCTCAAGTGTCCGTGTTCTCGTTCTTGCCacctaaatgaaaaaacaaaacttattaCAGAAAAACTCTTcctaatatataaacttatacctCAATCATAACctaactctcaaactcaagaaaatCTTAATTCTCATTACATAAAGTTCCCCAAAACATATGATACAATCATCAAACACATTTTTCAGCCAAACCAGAGAGAAACCaatccataaaatttatatatgcttcaaacataccaaaggatgagcgta includes the following:
- the LOC115986231 gene encoding probable polyamine transporter At1g31830 — translated: MGDNSGDEYVSVGAVPPPRVDNFKKVSLLPLVFLIFYEVSGGPFGVEDTVGAAGPLLALLGFLIFPFIWSIPEALITAEMGTMFPENSGYVVWVSTALGPYWGFQQGWVKWLSGVIDNALYPALFLDYLKSAIPALGSGLPRILAVLALTVVLTYMNYRGLTIVGWLAVLLGILSILPFVVMGLVAIPKLEPSRWLEVNLRDVDWNLYLNTLFWNLNYWDSISTLIGEVDNPKTTLPNALLYALILVVLGYFFPLLIGIGAVPVNRELWTDGYFSDIAKIIGGVWLRWWIQGASAVSNMGMFVAEMSSDSFQLLGMAERGMLPEFFGKRSRYGTPLIGILFSASGVFLLSWLSFQEIVAAENFLYCFGMILEFIAFVWLRVKHPTAYRPYKIPGGTVGAILLCIPPTILICTVLALSTLKVFLVSIVAVMIGIVMQPCLKYVEKKRWIKFSTNSNLPVLTGTLMPQ